Proteins from one Aquila chrysaetos chrysaetos chromosome 5, bAquChr1.4, whole genome shotgun sequence genomic window:
- the CBX8 gene encoding chromobox protein homolog 8 isoform X1: MELSAVGERVFAAEALLKRRIRKGRMEYLVKWKGWSQKYSTWEPEENILDARLLAAFEESFGFFNTSREREMELYGPKKRGPKPKTFLLKAQAKAKAKTYEFRSDSSRGIRVPYPGRSPQELGSTSRAREGLRNIALAPQGSSSTGTPKGDSIRDRVIRVEEKPGETPKKRGPKPRKELYKDLAETLDASKRKLGDPGDKVGDYLKARKMEEAAAGAAKFSSGHSVIQLARRQDPDLPGALPGPNRAEVGAKLGAAESYPPRLAKHRADFLDPKGQGGLDPGGPKLLHGAVSPGAVGSLYRDGVGGQAGRPSLIARIPVSRILGDPEEESWSPSLNNLEKVVVTDVTSNFLTVTIKESSTDQGFFKEKR, translated from the exons ATGGAGCTCTCGGCCGTCGGGGAGCGCGTCTTCGCGGCCGAGGCCCTGCTCAAGCGCCGCATCCGCAAA GGGCGCATGGAATATCTCGTAAAATGGAAGGGCTGGTCTCAGAA gtacAGCACTTGGGAACCCGAGGAAAACATCCTGGATGCCCGGCTGCTCGCAGCCTTTGAGGAAAG ctttggtttttttaacacctcTAGGGAGCGAGAAATGGAGCTATACGGGCCCAAAAAGCGAGGCCCCAAGCCCAAAACCTTCCTGTTAAAG GCCcaggcaaaagcaaaagccaaaacCTATGAATTCCGCAGTGACTCTTCCAGGGGGATCCGGGTGCCGTATCCCGGCAGGTccccccaggagctgggctCCACGTCCCGGGCTAGGGAAGGACTGAGAAACATAGCCTTGGCTCCCCAGGGCAGCTCCAGCACCGGCACCCCCAAGGGAGACAGCATCCGGGACCGCGTGATCCGCGTGGAGGAGAAACCCGGGGAGACCCCAAAAAAGAGGGGCCCGAAGCCCAGGAAGGAGCTTTACAAGGACCTGGCGGAGACTCTGGATGCCTCCAAGAGGAAACTGGGGGATCCGGGGGACAAGGTGGGGGACTACCTGAAGGCCAGGAAGatggaggaggcggcggcgggggcggccaAGTTCAGCTCGGGACACAGCGTCATCCAGCTGGCCAGGCGGCAGGACCCCGACCTCCCCGgcgccctgcccggccccaACCGAGCCGAGGTGGGTGCCAAGCTGGGAGCCGCCGAGAGCTACCCTCCCCGGCTGGCCAAGCACCGGGCAGACTTTCTGGACCccaaggggcagggggggctggaCCCCGGCGGGCCCAAGCTCCTGCACGGTGCGGTGAGCCCGGGTGCCGTGGGCAGCCTGTACCGCGACGGCGTGGGGGGCCAGGCGGGGCGGCCCTCCCTCATCGCCAGGATCCCCGTCTCCAGGATCCTGGGGGACCCCGAGGAGGAGTCCTGGAGCCCCTCTCTCAACAACCTGGAGAAGGTGGTGGTAACTGATGTGACCTCTAACTTTTTGACCGTCACCATCAAGGAGAGCAGCACGGACCAAGGATTCTTTAAAGAGAAGCGATGA
- the CBX8 gene encoding chromobox protein homolog 8 isoform X2, which produces MELSAVGERVFAAEALLKRRIRKGRMEYLVKWKGWSQKYSTWEPEENILDARLLAAFEEREREMELYGPKKRGPKPKTFLLKAQAKAKAKTYEFRSDSSRGIRVPYPGRSPQELGSTSRAREGLRNIALAPQGSSSTGTPKGDSIRDRVIRVEEKPGETPKKRGPKPRKELYKDLAETLDASKRKLGDPGDKVGDYLKARKMEEAAAGAAKFSSGHSVIQLARRQDPDLPGALPGPNRAEVGAKLGAAESYPPRLAKHRADFLDPKGQGGLDPGGPKLLHGAVSPGAVGSLYRDGVGGQAGRPSLIARIPVSRILGDPEEESWSPSLNNLEKVVVTDVTSNFLTVTIKESSTDQGFFKEKR; this is translated from the exons ATGGAGCTCTCGGCCGTCGGGGAGCGCGTCTTCGCGGCCGAGGCCCTGCTCAAGCGCCGCATCCGCAAA GGGCGCATGGAATATCTCGTAAAATGGAAGGGCTGGTCTCAGAA gtacAGCACTTGGGAACCCGAGGAAAACATCCTGGATGCCCGGCTGCTCGCAGCCTTTGAGGAAAG GGAGCGAGAAATGGAGCTATACGGGCCCAAAAAGCGAGGCCCCAAGCCCAAAACCTTCCTGTTAAAG GCCcaggcaaaagcaaaagccaaaacCTATGAATTCCGCAGTGACTCTTCCAGGGGGATCCGGGTGCCGTATCCCGGCAGGTccccccaggagctgggctCCACGTCCCGGGCTAGGGAAGGACTGAGAAACATAGCCTTGGCTCCCCAGGGCAGCTCCAGCACCGGCACCCCCAAGGGAGACAGCATCCGGGACCGCGTGATCCGCGTGGAGGAGAAACCCGGGGAGACCCCAAAAAAGAGGGGCCCGAAGCCCAGGAAGGAGCTTTACAAGGACCTGGCGGAGACTCTGGATGCCTCCAAGAGGAAACTGGGGGATCCGGGGGACAAGGTGGGGGACTACCTGAAGGCCAGGAAGatggaggaggcggcggcgggggcggccaAGTTCAGCTCGGGACACAGCGTCATCCAGCTGGCCAGGCGGCAGGACCCCGACCTCCCCGgcgccctgcccggccccaACCGAGCCGAGGTGGGTGCCAAGCTGGGAGCCGCCGAGAGCTACCCTCCCCGGCTGGCCAAGCACCGGGCAGACTTTCTGGACCccaaggggcagggggggctggaCCCCGGCGGGCCCAAGCTCCTGCACGGTGCGGTGAGCCCGGGTGCCGTGGGCAGCCTGTACCGCGACGGCGTGGGGGGCCAGGCGGGGCGGCCCTCCCTCATCGCCAGGATCCCCGTCTCCAGGATCCTGGGGGACCCCGAGGAGGAGTCCTGGAGCCCCTCTCTCAACAACCTGGAGAAGGTGGTGGTAACTGATGTGACCTCTAACTTTTTGACCGTCACCATCAAGGAGAGCAGCACGGACCAAGGATTCTTTAAAGAGAAGCGATGA